Proteins from a genomic interval of Crassostrea angulata isolate pt1a10 chromosome 7, ASM2561291v2, whole genome shotgun sequence:
- the LOC128191738 gene encoding LOW QUALITY PROTEIN: stromal interaction molecule 1-like (The sequence of the model RefSeq protein was modified relative to this genomic sequence to represent the inferred CDS: deleted 1 base in 1 codon) yields MMKFGLNLIVLMEKDYHHQRLSKMTSAFCVTVSAFIAFTALGFAANSTNRSEPLRNFEMFNADGKFVIVCDEKDIVCKRDNISLEAVYEIHHLIDDDQNGNVDQSESDEFMRDELQYKDGSNERLSIFHGNDKLISVEDLWRAWKKSQVYNWTVEEVTDWLDRHVELSQYIATFKSAKIDGTMLPSIAIQNNNFTRNVLKIKNAIHRQKISVKAMDLILFGPPKDKPNYVKDLILVTSLCVALLGCGIAYSFHKTSKNQMKKVMEEMENLQKAEDSLMALQDKLLQAEEKQKSAYQEKETLEMRYQDEIDLAKREAEKLRKEREAGKQEENSVVSLAERELEQVRAALRRAEKELEKKAHSVPPDLQPWLQLTYETEQMYFHIKKREAERQLDQAREECRRIQKKRGTLFGPLRMAPSNTIDEFDNKIECARQALDEVRKCLTEKSQRWHHIEQLCGFSISNNPGKEHLLQTLYMDSGSSTVGFNSALGSLNVDEAELDEDPQFGLHRPKSAAMYYTSSMANGFSRPPLYTGYQMQVRQRPKALVGSSSSLVRMGFAGSNSSLSRPGHVGGRVGDASVSPVSPLSETTSVISDSDRPLFNLDESSSESPSSSETDKPVETGRTEDSDSDSKGTKHTERSISNGSGGSSQPQSASKERDSVGNYSLPTSSQLISQNSSPVLMPKSQSELNIKKMYVKSVSVENNGKLDPERLENKKKRNQFLKLLTFKKKKS; encoded by the exons ATGATGAAATTCGGT TTAAATCTTATTGTTCTCATGGAAAAGGACTATCATCATCAACGTCTTTCAAAAATGACAAGTGCCTTCTGTGTAACAGTGTCGGCTTTCATTGCTTTCACTGCTCTCGGATTTGCTGCCAATTCAACAAACAGAAGTGAACCTCTCAGGAACTTTGAGATGTTCAATGCCGATGGAAAGTTTGTTATTG tttGTGACGAGAAAGACATTGTTTGCAAGCGAGATAACATTAGTCTTGAAGCTGTGTATGAGATACACCATCTCATAGATGACGACCAAAATGGCAATGTTGACCAATCAGAGAGCGATGAG TTTATGAGAGATGAACTTCAATACAAAGACGGCTCAAATGAAAGGCTGTCCATTTTCCATGGCAATGACAAATTGATAAGTGTGGAGGATTTGTGGCGCGCATGGAAAAAGTCACAAG TGTACAACTGGACAGTGGAGGAGGTCACTGATTGGTTAGACAGACATGTGGAGCTCAGCCAATACATAGCCACCTTCAAGTCGGCCAAAATCGACGGCACCATGCTACCAAG CATTGCCATTCAGAATAACAACTTCACTAGGAATGTCTTAAAGATTAAGAATGCCATCCATCGACAGAAGATCTCTGTCAAAGCTATGGATCTCATCCTGTTTGGGCCTCCGAAAG atAAGCCTAACTATGTGAAGGACCTGATCCTAGTGACCTCCCTTTGTGTAGCTCTCTTGGGCTGTGGCATTGCCTACTCCTTCCACAAGACCTCCAAAAACCAGATGAAGAAAGTGATGGAAGAGATGGAGAACCTACAGAAGGCTGAGGACTCACTGATGGCTCTTCAGGATAA GCTGTTACAGGCGGAGGAGAAACAGAAATCAGCTTATCAAGAGAAAGAGACCCTAGAGATGAGATACCAGGATGAAATTGATCTGGCAAAG agAGAGGCAGAGAAACTTAGAAAAGAAAGAGAGGCAGGAAAACAAGAAGAGAACTCTGTGGTGTCTCTGGCAGAGAGGGAATTAGAACAG gtgAGAGCAGCCCTGAGGAGGGCAGAGAAAGAACTGGAGAAGAAAGCTCACAGTGTACCACCTGATCTCCAGCCATGGCTGCAGCTGACGTATGAAACAGAACAAATGTACTTCCACATCAAGAAACGAGAGGCAGAGAGACAGCTAGATCAGGCCAGGGAGGAG TGTAGAAGAATTCAGAAGAAGAGAGGAACTTTATTTGGGCCGCTGAGGATGGCTCCAAGTAACACCATAGACGAGTTCGATAATAAGATAGAATGTGCCAG GCAAGCCCTGGATGAGGTCAGGAAGTGTTTGACAGAGAAATCCCAGAGGTGGCACCACATAGAGCAACTGTGTGGCTTCTCCATCAGCAACAACCCCGGCAAAGAGCACCTGCTGCAGACTCTGTATATGGACTCAG GTAGCAGTACTGTAGGCTTTAATTCTGCACTGGGCAGCTTAAACGTGGATGAGGCTGAACTAGATGAAGATCCACAGTTTG GCTTACATCGGCCCAAGTCTGCAg CCATGTATTATACGTCTTCGATGGCAAATGGTTTTTCACGTCCACCCCTGTACACAG GATACCAAATGCAGGTGCGACAACGCCCCAAAGCTTTAGTGGGTAGCAGTTCCTCGCTGGTCCGTATGGGCTTTGCAGGCAGCAACAGTTCTCTGAGCCGCCCAGGGCATGTAGGGGGCAGGGTGGGTGATGCTTCTGTGTCCCCTGTATCCCCCTTGTCAGAGACCACCAGTGTTATTTCTGACTCTGACAGACCGCTGTTTAATCTGGACGAGAG ttCCTCGGAATCTCCCTCCTCCTCAGAGACAGATAAACCTGTAGAGACGGGGCGGACTGAGGATTCAGACTCGGACTCAAAAGGGACCAAGCACACCGAGCGCTCTATATCCAATGGAAGCGGTGGGAGTAGTCAACCGCAGTCGGCCAGTAAGGAAAGAGATAGTGTGGGTAATTATAGTCTACCCACAAGTTCACAGCTGATCTCTCAAAACTCCAGTCCCGTTTTAATGCCAAAGTCCCAGTCAGAGCTGAACATAAAGAAGATGTATGTGAAGTCAGTAAGTGTAGAGAACAATGGAAAGCTTGACCCAGAAAGACtggaaaacaagaaaaaacgAAATCAGTTCCTCAAACTGTTAACGttcaaaaagaaaaagtcaTAG
- the LOC128191739 gene encoding steroid receptor RNA activator 1-like, whose translation MAAPRPGNTDRGWNDPPVFDYQSSSALQSVHKRTNLNKRVAYPLSDSKDQENSVIAGAVLDPSEGPPLLMTGPAITPSPVQLLPPVPTTCAPAPVPILVPGMVVAPPSVITSPQSVSKSCTVGYNSLEEAMKAMNLQSSEELVDAIKGSLQEGLDKVKASFTERSYDDVKKKIKMFQESWDKLSSPVKCGMCSLGDALRKGNYDAAWSAHQNLMVDYTAEVNAWMVGIKKVVHELKNLPNSSPKISEDAELSNQDNSQVSLLDLGTGTSVDSAPVNQTATECITEDNPADTGTNTTEDSGKDDRET comes from the exons ATGGCTGCGCCCAGGCCAG ggaATACAGACAGGGGATGGAATGACCCCCCTGTGTTTGATTATCAATCATCAAGTGCACTTCAGTCGGTACATAAAAGGACGAATCTGAATAAGAGAGTTGCTTATCCTTTATCTGACAGCAAAGACCAAGAAAACAGTGTCATTGCAG GTGCAGTATTGGATCCTTCAGAGGGACCTCCCCTTCTGATGACAGGTCCTGCTATCACTCCCTCTCCCGTCCAGCTTCTACCCCCAGTACCTACCACCTGTGCCCCGGCCCCTGTGCCTATCCTAGTCCCAGGAATGGTTGTTGCACCACCGTCAGTTATCACATCACCACAGTCTGTCAGTAAAAGCTGCACAGTGGGATATAACAGTTTGGAGGAGGCCATGAAAGCAATGAATCTCCAGAGTTCTGAGGAATTGGTGGATGCTATCAAAGGCTCGCTACAAGAGGGACTTGACAAAGTCAAGGCCTCATTCACT GAAAGGTCATATGatgatgtgaagaaaaaaattaagatgttTCAAGAATCCTGGGACAAGTTGTCTTCCCCTGTTAAATGTGGAATGTGCAGTTTAGGAGACG CTTTGAGAAAGGGTAACTATGATGCTGCATGGTCTGCTCATCAAAATCTGATGGTTGACTACACTGCTGAG gtTAATGCTTGGATGGTTGGCATAAAGAAAGTTgttcatgaattaaaaaatctcccGAACTCTTCTCCAAAAATCTCTGAGGACGCAGAATTGTCAAACCAGGACAACAGCCAGGTGAGCTTACTTGACTTAGGGACAGGCACCAGTGTAGACAGTGCACCAGTAAACCAGACTGCAACAGAATGTATTACAGAGGACAACCCTGCTGATACAGGGACAAACACCACAGAGGATAGCGGGAAAGACGACAGAGAGACTTGA